Part of the Triplophysa rosa linkage group LG21, Trosa_1v2, whole genome shotgun sequence genome is shown below.
AGTAAACATGTCAGTGTGTTATTCTAATCACTAATCCTgtcaaaacatgaaaataaccaCAAATCATGTCAGCAAGGTTTATAGACAACACACATAAAATGCAGTTTGACggatagaaaacaaaacaaggatttaaaaatgaatgttctACTGTATTTAAGAGAAGATCAAGAAGAACAGAGAAGATCatcttaaatatttttcttgGAGATTATAGCAACCTTTTAAATTTTGCTTTGAATATTCCAACCAACTGAAGGTAAACGTGTTAGCCAAAAACACCACAGAATTCTGTTTCACCAATACTTCACACTTTAACCCGTCTCATATTCTTCAGTTTTTGTCGTTTTCCCATGCGTTATTGCCCCCGGGAACTATTTCAGTCAGTGGTCAATATAGGGCCGAACAGTCGGCCGCCTGTCTATTGCGCAACAGCCGCACGCATCGCATAAAGGCGCGCGGACAGCAGCATCCGCTAATTCTGTCCGGTGGGcatcttaaaaacaaaatgaacagtTGGGAGTGTTTTGAGAGTCGCAAATAGCCCGGTTGCCTGTTTGCACGAGCGGGAGGCACAACAACTGGAATGGAGTCACAAGACCCCGATCTGCCAACTCCTAAAAGCAGACCAGCAACAAGACGGCTTCACCGCGGCGGGGCAGGAGAGGTTGACCATTTAAAATAGCCATGTAAACACACTCGCTCAATCCTTGTAATATTAACCTGGAATGAAGGTGACGACAGTGTCCTGCATGGAGACCACGAATGCTGGAATAAATCTGACATTATGACACCAGGCATGCGTGACGTCGCTGGGGTAAATAGTTTAGCGTGTATAAAGCCCCGGGGCTCCCGCAGGATTGAAAGTTGTTTACCCTTAGGGCCGGACGGAGGAGAATTAAAGATCTAACGCTCGGGATTTTACGTCACTCCAGGAGCTGTCGAGAGGGGTGGTACTGAAACAAGAAGCTCTGATTTAAGTGACAAACCCGGGCTTGAGTAACACTTGTGTTCAGGACAGCTGGTTCATCAGAAGGTTGTTAGAGGAAGCTACCGGAGGAAATAACTCGTAACTGGTGAGTGTTAAGAAATGAGAAAAGAACGAAATAACAGGAAAGTCTTtaacaaaaaactttttaaatcaAAGAAGAATTGTCATGGTTTGGCTTGCTGCACATgtctaaagaaaataaatgttttgtgtatttcATTCTGAGAAGAGATGCAGTGTATTAACAACATATTGCATAATGGACAACAGAGCGTAAAATTGTGAATATTCTCACTGTTCACACTGTGTGTGCACGTAAATAATTGAATTTAAACACaacaatttatataaaatactttaaaaaaagcatgcaatatacaaatattttgtgtggttGTTATTAttctattcaaatatatttatatagtgcaTTTCACAGTATGTATTACAAGGCTTTACAGTAAAGACGAAAAaacgaaaaagaaaaaaaaaaatatatactgcaTATAAAACGAAAAATTGTGACAAATCTAATCCATGGTATAACTGCATCTCTCCAAGTCTTTTCATTTAAGATGCACAGTTACAGAGGGTATAAATATCTCCTCGTTCTTACGTCACGTGGCGGTACATTCTGGAAATTTCGAGTTAATGTTCCTTGTGTTCTGGGTGTCATGTTCCCTGATGGGAGAAAATTGCCGTAAATCAAAGCGGCGTTACAAAAAGGCCTGGTGACGTCGCTGTGGAAAGGATGTGCCGCCTATTCTGAGCTTATCCAACAGGGCCAAAGGTTCTGCACTGGTGGGGAACTTTTGCCCGCATGGCCAACGCAAACACAGAAGTGTCGGGGGATGTAGCTCAACGGTTGAATGTTCAAATTTGATGAAAGTTGGCCCACCTTTTAATGCCGTGTCCTAGATCGAGATACTTCAGGCTACTTCATgggaaatattactgttgctcAATTAGTAGAGCTCCGCAAAGGTTGCGGGGTTCGATTCCTAGGAATCACACTTACTGATCAAACTAGAaagagtcgctttggataaaattgtCTGCCAAATAAGTAAAATGATGAGAATCCTGAACAGAACAAAGTCCTGTAGGAGACTGGAGCGTGTCTAATAAAACATATGGTTCAAGGTTTGACGGTTTTGACACACCAAGGAAGGTTTGACGGATATGGAACGCATGTACTGTAGAAATGGGTGAAGACTCATAGGCTGGTGGCCTGAATGAATAGCTGGGATTTTCGTTCCCTGCTAAGTGTCATGGAAAAATGTCAATCAATGAGACATAACCTAGACCTTTAACCTAAAGATGGACACAGTAGAAATTGTTGCAGTAACTTGTTTCCtaaaaccacaatttttttGTGCGCTTACAGACGTGTTGGAGGACTTGCCACACGGTCACTCTTGTGACCTTTCACTTGGAACAGGAAGTAAATAAGAAGAGCAGAATGGCGGCACTGGATCTGCACTGTGGGCTGAAGCCTGGAGGTCACGTGTGGGGTGGAGACCGAGTCGACCTGCTGGACAGTTTTGACTCCGAGATGCAGGAATGGGAGGAACAACTACAGGAAATGCAGAAGAAGATCGAAGAGGTGAGAAAAACCTCCATTAGAGACTAAATCAATCCGTAGTTGAAATTATATAAACACTCCAATTTGCCTACAAACGTATaccatttatattaacaatatgTGTTGTTGTGATGGTGGTCACTCTTACCTCtggctgtgattggctgaaaaAATCTTGACCCCCGCTTCCAAATTTGTCTGCATCTCTTGGATATTTTAATAAGTACCTGTGTCTTTGGCAGATGTTTACAAGCTAATTAAGAcgcaaacataaacacacaaactctcACGCCACAAATCAACAAGCACACGCTGCTCCCTCTCACCTCTTTTAATAGAGAAACCTCATGTGGTTTATTTACGCACGAGTTGCATAACTTCTCCAGTGCCATTTGCTGGCTCGTGCATTTGTTTTGGTTGTGTTTCTTATTTGCTTCTCATGCACATTTATGCATGAGAAAGCAATCATACTTTGCTACCGTTAATGGTATTTCTCTGTTTGTATTGCATTTCAGTTGTTTAATGAGGTCAAGGCACGAAGAGAAGCCAGCACCAACAACATCACCAACAATAAAAACTTGGACATTACATTGCTCCCTGTCAGCTCTGAGTACAGTCAGTGGGCTAATGGTTATCATCACGGACCTTCAGCTCACCCCAACAACATCCGCCCCGTTCATCAATGCAGCGATACGGCGGTCGGGCCAAGCTTCGGGTTTCAACACCCTAATGATTATCGCAACGGCTCCAAACTTAATCAACTGAGCAACGGCGGTCATTATCCTGCCAGTTGTCATGATATCGAAAGACAGGACGCAACCCTGGATATCCTGAATGGATACCTTCAACAGGGGCCAAAGTACGGAAATATCCAAAGGAACCTCGGGGTTTCAAATGCAGTGagtatttatttgctttttgatCAGTTTCACTACTTggtaaagaaataaatacacCACAATCTGTCTTACCTTCAGAACCCAAAGATGCATCCAGGTGTGCATGGCGATTTGGAGAATATTAAGACAAGCTCTGTGACCAACAGGTAAAGCATCTGGATTAAACCAGACCGATAGCTCATACTGTCATTATGCATGTGCAAAATGAAGATTGAATGACGTTTGCATCTTCCTCAGGACGTTTGAAGACCTTGAgaacaagaaaaacaagaaagcaAACCTGGAGGAGTCCCAGGCCCATCACGCTACTCCAAAAGACTCGATTTCAGGAAGAAATCTTCCACTTGAAAACTTTGCCAATAAACAGAAAGACGCTCCACCCGTGCCGCCTCGCTCCGTTCACCACGATTCACAGCGGCAACCAGACAGGAAGTGCCTCCTGGTAGACAGGAAGTCTGGCAGCCCGTCTGTATTGCGTAAGTTTGGCGCTATGCTGCAGGAGAACGAGGGGAAGACCCTGATCGAGGACGGCATCGTGACCACCATCATCCCCACCGAATGCCTCGCCAGCACTCCCGTCTGCCAGCGCAAGTTGAGCGTCGACCGGGCATCCCCACGCATGCCCATCCAGAGATGCCTTACAGACTGTGACGCAGAACTGGAGCCCAGCCAGGAGCCTCGGGCAGCTGTTATCTCCAGA
Proteins encoded:
- the LOC130571923 gene encoding uncharacterized protein LOC130571923, which encodes MAALDLHCGLKPGGHVWGGDRVDLLDSFDSEMQEWEEQLQEMQKKIEELFNEVKARREASTNNITNNKNLDITLLPVSSEYSQWANGYHHGPSAHPNNIRPVHQCSDTAVGPSFGFQHPNDYRNGSKLNQLSNGGHYPASCHDIERQDATLDILNGYLQQGPKYGNIQRNLGVSNANPKMHPGVHGDLENIKTSSVTNRTFEDLENKKNKKANLEESQAHHATPKDSISGRNLPLENFANKQKDAPPVPPRSVHHDSQRQPDRKCLLVDRKSGSPSVLRKFGAMLQENEGKTLIEDGIVTTIIPTECLASTPVCQRKLSVDRASPRMPIQRCLTDCDAELEPSQEPRAAVISRHVLLNGASNASPSHKKASESKAHKMGSEDLFSDYRMVERILGAGSQQYGKVHAGNGADTRWGNDNLEQLLDMMEMENNKSQRATFTQQLDIKQVSRESSPAPSTTSFSRPARPANQRRPTRWATPTPSPKSCPPSPNLKRRQFLNSYSLHTETVIM